From a region of the Campylobacter anatolicus genome:
- the dnaJ gene encoding molecular chaperone DnaJ: MEVDYYEVLEISRDASGDEIKKAFRKLALKYHPDRNAGDKEAENKFKLVNEAYQVLSDDNKRSIYDRYGKEGLNGSSGFGGFSSDFDISDMFSSFFSDFGGRSNRRRRADKYPIDLEVAITIEFNEAIFGCEKEIKYKQKTPCENCHGTGSKDGKTHTCKYCNGTGKISRSSGFMSVIQECPYCNGTGESISEKCGECGGDGFKEVDQSIKISLPEGIDNGMRMRVAGKGNISPKGDMGDLYVSVNVKEDEYFIRHNSDIYIEVPVFFTQAILGESIEIPTLRGKTELKLPIGAKDKQQFIFDGEGVKQINSKRIGRLIAQISIQTPQKLTDEQTELIKKLQDSFEIKSGKSVGEDESVFDKIKSWFK, translated from the coding sequence ATGGAAGTTGATTATTATGAAGTGTTAGAAATTTCAAGGGATGCTAGTGGTGATGAGATTAAAAAGGCTTTTAGAAAATTAGCATTAAAATACCATCCTGATAGAAATGCTGGAGATAAAGAAGCTGAGAATAAATTTAAACTTGTTAATGAGGCTTATCAGGTGCTAAGTGATGATAATAAACGCTCTATATATGACAGATATGGTAAGGAAGGACTGAACGGATCGTCTGGATTTGGTGGATTTAGTAGTGATTTTGACATATCTGATATGTTTAGTTCATTTTTTAGCGATTTTGGTGGCAGAAGCAATAGACGACGTCGTGCAGATAAGTATCCTATAGATCTTGAAGTAGCTATAACGATTGAGTTTAATGAGGCTATCTTTGGCTGCGAAAAAGAGATAAAATACAAACAAAAAACTCCATGCGAAAATTGCCATGGTACAGGTAGCAAAGACGGTAAAACTCATACTTGCAAATATTGTAACGGAACAGGTAAAATTTCACGTAGTAGTGGCTTTATGAGTGTTATACAAGAGTGCCCGTATTGTAACGGTACTGGAGAAAGCATAAGCGAAAAGTGTGGCGAATGTGGTGGAGATGGATTTAAAGAGGTTGATCAAAGTATAAAGATAAGTCTGCCAGAGGGTATAGATAATGGTATGCGTATGCGTGTAGCTGGTAAAGGCAACATTAGTCCAAAAGGTGATATGGGCGATCTTTATGTGAGTGTAAATGTAAAAGAAGATGAGTATTTTATAAGACACAATAGTGATATTTATATAGAGGTTCCGGTGTTTTTCACTCAGGCTATACTTGGCGAGAGTATCGAGATACCAACGCTTCGTGGCAAAACAGAGCTAAAACTTCCGATAGGAGCAAAAGATAAACAGCAGTTTATATTTGATGGTGAAGGTGTTAAACAGATAAATTCAAAGCGTATAGGACGGCTTATCGCACAGATCTCTATACAAACACCACAAAAACTCACAGATGAGCAAACAGAACTTATAAAAAAGCTTCAAGATAGTTTTGAGATTAAAAGTGGCAAAAGTGTAGGCGAGGATGAAAGTGTATTTGATAAGATAAAAAGCTGGTTTAAGTGA
- a CDS encoding response regulator transcription factor, which yields MINVLMIEDDTEFAQILSEYLSDFNIKVTNFEDPYLGLSAGVKNYDLLILDLTLPGIDGLEVCKEIRQKYDIPIIISSARSDISDKVVGLQLGADDYLPKPYDPKEMYARITSLIRRYKKTNEATEEIVDSAFRIDDKRHEIYFNNEALTLTPAEYEILTYLIKQHSFSVSREQLVYNCKSLKDKDSKSLDVIIGRLRTKIGDNSKSPKHIFSVRGIGYKLLG from the coding sequence ATGATTAATGTTTTAATGATTGAAGATGATACAGAATTCGCACAAATTTTATCTGAATACTTAAGCGATTTTAATATAAAAGTTACAAACTTTGAAGATCCATATCTTGGACTAAGTGCAGGTGTAAAAAATTACGACCTACTTATTTTAGATCTTACTTTGCCGGGCATTGATGGTCTTGAAGTTTGCAAAGAAATTCGTCAAAAATACGACATACCTATCATTATAAGCTCGGCACGTTCAGACATTAGTGATAAGGTCGTGGGGCTTCAACTTGGTGCAGATGATTACTTGCCAAAACCTTACGATCCAAAAGAGATGTATGCACGTATTACAAGTCTTATCCGCAGATACAAAAAGACAAACGAAGCGACTGAAGAGATCGTAGATAGTGCATTTAGAATAGACGATAAGCGTCACGAAATTTATTTTAACAATGAAGCACTAACGCTGACGCCAGCTGAATATGAAATTTTGACATATCTTATAAAGCAACATAGCTTTTCAGTCTCACGCGAACAGCTAGTTTATAACTGCAAAAGCCTAAAAGACAAAGATTCAAAAAGCCTTGATGTTATCATCGGGCGACTTCGCACAAAGATCGGTGATAACTCAAAATCACCAAAACATATATTTTCAGTACGTGGCATCGGATATAAACTACTAGGATGA
- the guaA gene encoding glutamine-hydrolyzing GMP synthase yields MKTADIIVLDFGSQYTQLIARKMREQGVYAEILPFDSKLDDIKAKQPKGIVLSGGPASVYAKDAYFCDKGVFELGLPLLGICYGMQLLAHHFGASVTAANKSEYGKARLEVIKEHILFADTPKTQVAWMSHSDVVEELPNGFEALAVSENSPFCIFGDDSRKFYALQFHPEVQHSEFGSQILKNFAKYICGCESTWNMGSFAKMQMERIKAQVGNDKVLCAVSGGVDSSVVAALLAHCIKENLIVVFVDNGLLRTNERQQVENTFKTKLGVDLIVIDASELFLSRLSGVTDPEKKRKIIGETFIEVFDKEAKKHKNVKFLAQGTLYTDIIESSVVGASKTIKSHHNVGGLPEWMKFELIEPLREIFKDEVRALGLELGLSRDLVFRHPFPGPGLAIRIMGEVNTPSLELLRKADVILRDELKSSGWYDKTWQAFCVLLNVHSVGVMGDNRTYENAVCIRVVDASDGMTASFSRLPYELLENVSKRIINEVNGINRVVYDISSKPPATIEWE; encoded by the coding sequence ATGAAAACAGCGGATATTATAGTTTTAGACTTTGGCTCTCAATACACTCAGCTCATCGCTCGTAAGATGCGAGAACAAGGGGTTTATGCAGAAATTTTACCATTTGATTCAAAGCTTGATGATATAAAAGCAAAGCAACCAAAAGGCATCGTGCTAAGTGGCGGACCAGCTAGTGTGTATGCAAAAGATGCATATTTTTGCGATAAGGGCGTGTTTGAGCTTGGGTTACCATTGCTTGGGATCTGCTATGGTATGCAGCTTTTGGCCCATCACTTTGGTGCGAGTGTAACGGCTGCAAATAAGAGCGAATATGGCAAAGCTAGACTTGAAGTGATAAAAGAGCATATTTTATTTGCTGATACGCCAAAGACACAAGTGGCTTGGATGAGTCACTCTGATGTGGTTGAAGAGCTCCCAAACGGTTTTGAAGCATTAGCTGTGAGTGAAAATTCGCCGTTTTGCATATTTGGCGATGATAGCCGTAAATTTTACGCACTTCAGTTTCACCCAGAAGTGCAGCACAGCGAGTTTGGCTCACAAATTTTAAAGAACTTCGCAAAATATATCTGCGGTTGTGAAAGCACTTGGAATATGGGAAGTTTTGCAAAAATGCAGATGGAACGTATAAAGGCACAGGTGGGTAATGATAAAGTCCTTTGTGCGGTTAGTGGTGGCGTAGATAGCTCAGTAGTTGCCGCACTTTTGGCACATTGTATAAAAGAAAATTTGATAGTTGTTTTTGTGGATAATGGTTTGCTTCGCACAAATGAGCGTCAGCAGGTAGAAAATACATTTAAAACAAAGCTTGGCGTTGATCTTATTGTAATAGATGCAAGTGAGCTATTTTTAAGCCGTCTTTCAGGAGTAACCGATCCAGAGAAAAAACGCAAAATCATCGGTGAAACTTTTATTGAGGTATTTGATAAAGAGGCTAAAAAACATAAAAATGTTAAATTCTTGGCTCAAGGCACACTTTATACTGACATTATTGAAAGCTCGGTCGTGGGTGCAAGTAAGACTATAAAGAGTCATCATAATGTAGGAGGTCTGCCTGAGTGGATGAAATTTGAACTCATTGAGCCACTAAGAGAAATTTTTAAAGATGAGGTTAGAGCTTTGGGGCTTGAACTTGGGCTTAGTCGTGATTTAGTTTTTCGCCATCCATTTCCAGGACCAGGACTTGCTATACGCATAATGGGTGAGGTAAATACGCCTAGCCTAGAGCTACTTCGCAAAGCTGATGTTATATTGCGTGATGAGCTAAAATCAAGTGGTTGGTATGATAAGACTTGGCAGGCGTTTTGTGTGCTTTTAAACGTCCATAGTGTCGGCGTGATGGGTGATAATCGCACATATGAGAATGCTGTATGTATCCGTGTTGTGGATGCCAGTGATGGTATGACAGCGAGTTTTTCACGTCTGCCATATGAGCTACTTGAAAATGTAAGCAAACGTATCATAAATGAGGTAAATGGCATAAATCGCGTAGTTTATGACATTAGCTCAAAACCGCCTGCAACGATAGAGTGGGAATAA
- a CDS encoding ArsS family sensor histidine kinase produces MRYSITTKITIIFSIAFSLVCLLFLTFAGIQRDNALERLRDKQISAINYLLTLYERANPPRDLGDYFKNFNLEYVGNKNLATSVVNEGNSVFAHSTPLGLVQSLKYKDDLYLLIKNPSFQLLLESNEARHINDPIWIAFFIVSALLISLYVSVLRNLFPLRKLSKDIKRFASGNMDVAICNITNIKAQDEIGQVAAEFDNAVCQIRDLIRSRQLFLRAIMHELKTPIGKGRIVSEMIQNETQKTRLINVFERLEMLINEFSKVEQLLSKSYALNYEEYHFSLILEQVQDMLMLDKFEERVSVDIKDDVILRVDFQLFSLAIKNLIDNALKYSDDKKAELICDNNAIIIKNLGKELSHPISYYKQAFVRGDKNSSSGMGLGLYIIEQICAMQKFELKYSYENGYHCFKIVMPKNTIVTK; encoded by the coding sequence ATGAGATACTCGATCACCACAAAGATAACTATCATATTTTCAATAGCGTTCTCTCTTGTTTGTCTGCTATTTTTAACGTTTGCAGGCATTCAAAGAGATAACGCTCTTGAACGACTTCGCGATAAGCAAATTAGTGCTATAAACTACCTTCTAACACTCTATGAAAGAGCAAATCCTCCGCGTGATTTAGGCGATTATTTTAAAAATTTTAATCTTGAATATGTTGGCAATAAAAACTTAGCAACATCAGTTGTAAATGAGGGTAATTCAGTATTTGCTCATAGCACACCACTTGGGCTTGTACAATCGCTAAAATACAAAGATGATCTTTATCTGCTTATTAAAAATCCATCTTTCCAGCTTTTGTTAGAAAGCAACGAAGCAAGACATATAAATGATCCGATCTGGATAGCATTTTTTATCGTTTCGGCACTACTTATCTCTCTTTATGTCTCTGTACTTAGGAATTTATTTCCACTGCGAAAACTAAGCAAGGATATAAAACGTTTTGCATCTGGAAATATGGACGTAGCGATATGCAACATTACAAACATAAAAGCACAAGATGAGATAGGGCAAGTCGCAGCAGAATTTGATAATGCTGTTTGTCAAATACGCGATCTAATCCGCTCACGTCAGCTATTTTTACGAGCGATAATGCACGAGCTAAAAACCCCTATCGGCAAGGGTCGCATAGTCTCTGAGATGATACAAAATGAGACACAAAAAACACGCCTCATAAATGTATTTGAACGACTTGAAATGCTTATAAATGAATTTAGCAAAGTCGAGCAACTTCTCTCAAAAAGCTATGCGTTAAACTACGAAGAGTATCATTTTTCACTTATTTTAGAGCAAGTGCAAGATATGCTAATGCTTGATAAATTTGAAGAGCGAGTGAGCGTAGATATCAAAGATGATGTGATATTGCGAGTGGATTTTCAGCTTTTTAGTTTGGCAATTAAAAATTTAATAGATAATGCTTTAAAATATTCAGATGATAAAAAAGCTGAGCTTATCTGCGATAATAACGCAATAATTATAAAAAATTTAGGCAAAGAGTTATCTCATCCGATTAGCTATTATAAACAGGCATTTGTTAGAGGTGACAAAAATAGCAGTAGTGGTATGGGACTTGGGCTTTACATTATAGAGCAAATTTGTGCTATGCAAAAATTTGAGCTTAAATACTCATATGAAAATGGATACCACTGTTTTAAAATAGTTATGCCAAAAAATACTATAGTAACAAAATAA
- the nhaD gene encoding sodium:proton antiporter NhaD, translated as MKILSLLTFMFALAFGSADVSSSAEHIDLSTTWVGILCFIVFLVGYYFIAAEEKYHINKAKPAMFIGTLMFMLTGIYMVINGIPTTSLNNEVNHLILEIAQIVFFLTVAMTYIEALIDRDVFNTLKYNLVSKGYSYKKLFWLTGVIAFFLSPIADNLTTALILSTVLLTIDRTNKPFLVAGAINIVVAANAGGAWSPFGDITTLMVWAAGKSPFIDFLALFPTSIIGWLLTAYLLSLSVPDGKPNFDAENEPKFFIKKGGKVIIYLGIFTIICAVLGHQLFHLPAMFGMMFGMSLLGVYTYIFKRTHKTEEPINLFHFMSKIENDTLMFFFGILSAVGALHFLGFLDYLIRLYDIFGFTSVNIAIGFVSAIVDNVPVMSAVLKSNPSMGIDEWLLVTLTAGIGGSMISFGSAAGVGVMGKLKGIYTFGAHMSQAWKVVAGYIISLLVWYIQFEILGWY; from the coding sequence ATGAAAATTTTAAGCTTACTTACTTTTATGTTTGCTCTGGCTTTTGGCAGTGCAGATGTTAGTAGTAGTGCAGAGCATATCGATCTAAGCACAACTTGGGTTGGAATATTATGCTTTATAGTGTTTTTAGTTGGCTATTATTTTATAGCAGCTGAAGAAAAATACCATATAAACAAAGCTAAACCAGCGATGTTTATAGGGACATTAATGTTTATGCTTACGGGTATTTATATGGTGATAAATGGCATACCAACTACCTCTTTAAACAATGAAGTGAATCACCTTATTTTAGAGATAGCACAGATAGTATTTTTCTTAACCGTTGCGATGACTTATATAGAAGCACTCATCGATAGAGATGTATTTAACACACTTAAATACAACCTTGTTTCAAAGGGCTACTCATACAAAAAGTTATTTTGGCTGACTGGTGTTATCGCATTTTTTCTTAGCCCGATCGCTGATAATCTTACAACTGCACTTATCCTTTCAACCGTGCTTTTAACGATCGATAGAACAAATAAACCATTTTTAGTCGCAGGAGCTATAAATATAGTAGTCGCAGCAAATGCAGGTGGTGCGTGGAGTCCATTTGGTGATATTACTACGCTTATGGTTTGGGCTGCAGGTAAATCACCGTTTATAGACTTTTTAGCACTTTTCCCTACTTCTATCATTGGTTGGCTCTTAACTGCTTATCTATTATCACTAAGTGTACCAGATGGTAAACCAAATTTTGACGCTGAAAACGAGCCTAAATTTTTTATCAAAAAAGGTGGTAAGGTTATCATTTATCTTGGAATTTTTACGATCATTTGTGCGGTTTTAGGACATCAGTTATTTCACTTGCCAGCGATGTTTGGCATGATGTTTGGTATGTCTTTGCTAGGAGTTTATACATATATATTTAAAAGAACTCACAAAACAGAAGAGCCTATAAATTTATTTCATTTTATGTCAAAGATAGAAAATGATACGCTTATGTTTTTCTTTGGCATTCTCTCAGCTGTTGGTGCGTTACACTTTTTGGGATTTTTGGACTATCTTATCAGGCTTTATGATATATTTGGATTTACTAGCGTCAATATAGCTATCGGCTTTGTTTCAGCCATCGTTGATAATGTGCCAGTTATGTCAGCGGTTCTAAAATCAAATCCTAGTATGGGTATCGATGAGTGGTTGCTTGTTACACTCACAGCTGGTATCGGTGGCTCGATGATAAGCTTTGGTTCAGCAGCTGGTGTTGGCGTAATGGGTAAATTAAAAGGTATTTATACATTTGGTGCACATATGTCTCAAGCATGGAAAGTCGTTGCTGGTTACATAATATCACTTTTAGTTTGGTATATACAGTTTGAAATTTTAGGATGGTATTAA
- the recR gene encoding recombination mediator RecR, with protein MKKNLEKFNELVDAFSKLPGVGKKSAARFAYFVSLQDTFSGLKLAQCIEDAVRCLKRCERCGGLSENEICDICADTSRDTSKIIIVETPKDILVFEQNGIYNGIYFVLDDIDDRAIARLKNLIELNSANEIIFAFTPGLNSDALMLYVEDKLTLSGLKFSKIAQGVPTGVSLENVDMLSLLKAYESRTKA; from the coding sequence ATGAAGAAAAATTTAGAGAAATTTAACGAATTAGTTGATGCATTTAGTAAACTTCCAGGTGTAGGAAAAAAATCAGCTGCACGTTTTGCATATTTTGTGAGTTTGCAAGATACATTTAGCGGTCTTAAACTAGCTCAGTGCATAGAAGATGCAGTGCGATGTCTAAAACGATGCGAAAGATGTGGTGGACTAAGTGAAAATGAAATTTGCGACATCTGTGCGGATACGAGTCGCGATACAAGCAAGATAATAATTGTAGAAACTCCAAAAGATATTTTAGTGTTTGAGCAAAATGGAATTTATAATGGAATTTACTTTGTGCTTGATGACATAGATGATCGTGCGATAGCTAGACTTAAAAATTTAATAGAATTAAATAGTGCAAACGAGATAATATTTGCTTTCACGCCAGGGCTAAACTCAGATGCTCTTATGCTCTATGTAGAAGACAAGCTCACTCTTAGTGGGCTTAAATTTAGCAAGATCGCACAAGGTGTTCCAACCGGCGTAAGCCTAGAAAATGTAGATATGCTATCGCTTTTAAAAGCTTACGAGAGTAGAACAAAGGCATAG
- the pyk gene encoding pyruvate kinase, with product MQKKTKIVATLGPASDNENTIEQMVRAGVNVFRLNFSHGTHEYHKSNIDKIRNVEARLGVRIGILQDICGPKIRIGKLQSPFELNAGDRLDICADEIIGEKVGEKHYKVSLNQPQILPMLKSGEYVYLYDGSIRAKVIQSGKSVVQTYIENNGVLNSNKGVNFPNTRIGIDVITQKDRVDMEFGAKNGVNFVAISFVQNAQDVLKAKSILKELGSRANVISKIEKFDAVENIDEIIAVSDGVMVARGDLGIEVPFYKVPTIQKLIIKKANAASKPVITATQMMLSMAEHETATRAEISDVANAVLDGTDAVMLSEESAIGKNPAAVVEAMSQTIIQTQQIYPYNKFDEFEFLDETDMVASSAASLAVRIKADGILSITGSGKSAIKLARNRTAINIIAIAHDEQTAHSLTLAWGVTPALVVEKSKLNILMANVIKEAFDNGYVTHDKTYLITAGYPTGVEGSTNLIRIIRKDQLDYYLEAARSVNLV from the coding sequence ATGCAAAAAAAGACAAAGATAGTGGCTACTCTTGGGCCAGCAAGCGATAATGAAAACACGATAGAGCAGATGGTTAGAGCTGGAGTTAATGTATTTCGCTTAAATTTCAGCCACGGAACACATGAATATCACAAGTCAAATATAGATAAAATCCGCAACGTTGAGGCTAGGCTTGGTGTTCGTATCGGCATACTTCAAGATATATGTGGCCCAAAAATTCGTATAGGAAAGCTACAAAGTCCGTTTGAGCTAAACGCTGGCGATAGGCTTGACATTTGTGCTGATGAGATAATTGGCGAAAAAGTAGGCGAAAAGCACTATAAAGTGAGCCTAAATCAGCCACAAATCCTACCCATGCTAAAAAGTGGCGAATATGTCTATTTATATGATGGCTCCATACGTGCTAAGGTCATACAAAGTGGCAAGAGTGTGGTGCAAACGTATATAGAAAATAATGGAGTGCTAAACTCAAACAAGGGCGTAAATTTCCCAAATACACGTATTGGCATAGATGTCATTACGCAAAAAGATAGAGTAGATATGGAGTTTGGTGCTAAAAATGGAGTAAATTTCGTAGCTATTAGCTTTGTGCAAAATGCACAAGACGTGCTAAAGGCGAAATCAATCTTAAAAGAGCTTGGCTCACGTGCGAACGTGATATCAAAGATAGAGAAATTTGATGCAGTTGAAAATATTGATGAGATTATTGCAGTAAGCGATGGTGTGATGGTTGCACGTGGCGATCTTGGTATAGAGGTGCCATTTTACAAAGTGCCAACTATCCAAAAGCTCATCATCAAAAAAGCAAATGCAGCTAGCAAACCAGTAATAACCGCAACGCAGATGATGTTAAGCATGGCAGAGCATGAGACAGCTACAAGAGCTGAGATAAGTGATGTTGCAAATGCTGTGCTAGATGGTACTGACGCCGTTATGCTAAGCGAAGAGAGTGCAATAGGCAAAAATCCTGCTGCAGTTGTTGAGGCTATGAGTCAAACAATCATACAAACTCAACAGATATATCCTTATAATAAATTTGATGAATTTGAGTTTTTAGATGAGACCGATATGGTCGCTTCAAGTGCAGCATCTCTTGCAGTACGCATAAAGGCTGATGGCATACTTTCTATAACAGGCTCAGGTAAGTCAGCGATTAAATTAGCTCGTAACCGTACGGCTATAAACATTATTGCTATCGCACACGATGAGCAGACAGCCCACTCGCTCACACTTGCTTGGGGTGTTACTCCGGCACTTGTGGTTGAGAAAAGCAAGCTCAATATCCTAATGGCAAATGTTATAAAAGAGGCTTTTGATAATGGCTATGTAACGCACGATAAGACATATCTTATAACAGCTGGTTATCCAACAGGTGTTGAGGGTAGCACAAACCTTATAAGGATAATCAGAAAAGATCAACTTGATTACTACCTTGAAGCGGCAAGGTCTGTAAATTTAGTTTAA
- the uvrC gene encoding excinuclease ABC subunit UvrC: protein MLLDEIKTLPSESGVYQYFDNSNKLLYVGKAKVLKNRVKSYFKFTPHFAPSDKISPRIAKMISETTHLEYIVTPSEADALILENSLIKQLKPKYNILLRDDKTYPYIFINLNDDYPRFEITRKIVKGSNIRYYGPYFSGASELLEAIYINFNLVQKKSCIKGKKACLFHQMGRCDAPCEGKISKENYAKIVNAATNALQNPNLLLDRLTNLMLSYAKAENYEQAATMRDKIEKLKNMQTKIEVDLARLEDFEAYAVVSESNMLCAVRFSIQNGKINGVKTNIVGVKDSDKSEIDEAYKHIILESFLADQPIVTTKIYTYADFEDAELLEQILNERHERKFSISTPKIGEKRKICEIAAKNASVSIKKYLSTHDNAFLEQIREYFGLSNTPYIIEAFDNSHLFGEASVGAMVRYAHGEWDKQGYRHLHLQSKNDYEQMRENLTARALRFDKLAPPDLWVIDGGEALLNLAKEILASSGANVDIIAISKEKIDAKAHRAKGAAKDKIYTQNGKFSLNTDDKKLQFLQKLRDESHRFVITFHRKTRQKDDLQSSKLTNVGISSGSIAKLISFYGSFDKIYQANLDEIAKLTNKSVAEKLANLKDKSDCL, encoded by the coding sequence ATGCTATTAGATGAGATAAAGACTCTACCAAGCGAGAGTGGTGTATATCAGTATTTTGATAACTCAAATAAGCTACTTTATGTCGGTAAGGCAAAGGTGCTAAAAAATAGAGTAAAAAGCTATTTTAAATTTACCCCGCACTTTGCACCATCAGACAAAATAAGCCCACGAATAGCTAAGATGATAAGCGAGACAACTCACCTTGAATATATCGTAACACCAAGCGAAGCCGATGCTTTGATACTTGAAAATTCGTTAATAAAACAGCTCAAGCCAAAATATAATATCTTACTAAGGGATGATAAGACCTATCCATATATATTTATAAATTTAAATGATGATTATCCGCGTTTTGAGATCACTCGCAAGATAGTTAAAGGCTCAAATATCCGCTATTATGGGCCATATTTTAGTGGAGCGAGCGAGCTACTTGAAGCGATTTATATAAATTTTAACTTAGTTCAAAAAAAATCTTGTATAAAAGGTAAAAAAGCCTGTTTGTTTCACCAAATGGGGCGTTGCGATGCACCTTGTGAAGGCAAAATTTCAAAAGAGAACTACGCTAAAATAGTAAATGCTGCCACAAACGCTCTGCAAAATCCAAATTTATTGCTCGATCGGCTCACAAATTTAATGCTAAGCTATGCAAAGGCTGAAAACTACGAACAAGCTGCTACTATGCGAGATAAGATAGAGAAGCTTAAAAATATGCAGACAAAAATAGAAGTTGATCTAGCAAGATTAGAAGACTTTGAGGCTTATGCGGTCGTGAGTGAGTCAAATATGCTCTGTGCAGTTCGTTTTAGCATACAAAATGGTAAGATAAATGGGGTAAAGACTAATATCGTAGGTGTAAAAGATAGCGATAAAAGTGAGATAGACGAGGCATACAAGCACATTATATTGGAGAGTTTTTTAGCCGATCAACCTATCGTTACTACAAAAATTTATACTTACGCAGACTTTGAAGACGCCGAGCTTTTAGAGCAGATTTTAAATGAACGACATGAGAGAAAATTTAGTATATCAACGCCAAAAATAGGTGAAAAACGTAAAATTTGTGAGATTGCTGCAAAAAATGCAAGTGTGAGTATAAAGAAATATCTAAGCACTCACGATAATGCCTTTTTAGAACAAATCCGTGAGTATTTTGGACTTTCAAACACACCTTATATCATTGAAGCTTTTGATAATTCACATCTATTTGGCGAGGCTAGTGTTGGAGCTATGGTGCGTTACGCACATGGCGAGTGGGACAAGCAAGGCTACCGACATTTGCACTTACAGAGTAAAAATGACTATGAACAAATGCGTGAGAATCTAACTGCAAGAGCTTTGCGGTTTGATAAACTAGCACCGCCTGATCTATGGGTTATAGATGGCGGAGAAGCATTGCTAAACTTAGCAAAAGAAATTTTAGCAAGTAGCGGTGCAAACGTGGATATTATAGCTATCTCAAAGGAAAAAATAGACGCTAAAGCTCACCGAGCAAAGGGTGCTGCAAAAGATAAAATTTATACTCAAAACGGTAAATTTAGCCTAAATACTGATGATAAAAAGCTACAATTTTTACAAAAACTGCGTGATGAGAGCCATAGATTTGTTATCACGTTTCACAGAAAGACACGGCAAAAAGATGATTTGCAAAGCTCGAAACTCACAAATGTTGGGATAAGTTCAGGAAGTATCGCAAAATTAATAAGTTTTTATGGAAGTTTTGATAAAATCTATCAAGCAAATTTAGATGAGATTGCAAAGCTAACAAATAAAAGCGTAGCAGAAAAACTAGCAAATTTAAAGGATAAAAGTGATTGTTTATGA